From Diceros bicornis minor isolate mBicDic1 chromosome 16, mDicBic1.mat.cur, whole genome shotgun sequence, one genomic window encodes:
- the KCNG2 gene encoding potassium voltage-gated channel subfamily G member 2, with protein sequence MGPWPCSPGGGGGARARHVIINVGGCRVRLAWAALARCPLSRLARLRACRGHDELLRVCDDYDVSRDEFFFDRSPCAFRAIVALLRAGKLRLLRGPCALAFRDELAYWGIDEARLERCCLRRLRRREEEAAEAQGAGPAGRAAPGSPECALGPGGRLARGRRRLREVVDNPHSGPAGKLFACVSVAFVAVTAIGLCLSTMPDIRAEEERGECSAKCRNLFVLETVCVAWFSFEFLLRSLQAESKCAFLRTPLNIIDILAILPFYVSLLVGLAAGGAARAGAGAGAGGNKLLERAGLVLRLLRALRVLYVMRLARHSLGLRSLGLTVRRCAREFGLLLLFLCVAMALFAPLVHLAERELGARRDFSSVPASYWWAVISMTTVGYGDMVPRSLPGQVVALSSILSGILLMAFPVTSIFHTFSRSYSELKEQQQRAASPEPALREDSTRSATATEDSSQDPDGASPAGDSADRPWARAGPA encoded by the exons ATGGGGCCATGGCCCTGCTCCCC cggcggcggcggcggggcccgCGCCCGGCACGTCATCATCAACGTGGGCGGCTGCAGGGTGCGCTTGGCCTGGGCCGCGCTGGCCCGCTGTCCCCTCTCGCGCCTGGCGCGCCTGCGGGCCTGCCGCGGCCACGACGAGCTGCTGCGCGTGTGCGACGACTACGACGTGAGCCGCGACGAGTTCTTCTTCGACCGCAGCCCGTGCGCCTTCCGCGCCATCGTGGCGCTGCTGCGCGCCGGCAAGCTGCGCCTGCTGCGGGGCCCGTGCGCGCTGGCCTTCCGCGACGAGCTGGCCTACTGGGGCATCGACGAGGCGCGGCTGGAGCGCTGCTGCCTGCGCCGCCTGCGCCGCCGCGAGGAGGAGGCGGCCGAGGCGCAGGGCGCGGGGCCGGCGGGGCGCGCGGCGCCGGGGAGCCCGGAGTGCGCCCTGGGACCCGGCGGGCGGCTGGCGCGGGGCCGGCGCCGCCTGCGCGAGGTGGTGGACAACCCCCACTCGGGGCCGGCCGGCAAGCTCTTCGCCTGCGTCTCCGTCGCCTTCGTGGCCGTCACAGCCATCGGCCTCTGCCTGAGCACCATGCCGGACATCCGCGCCGAGGAGGAGCGG ggcGAGTGCTCCGCCAAGTGCCGCAACCTCTTCGTGCTGGAGACGGTGTGCGTGGCCTGGTTCTCCTTCGAGTTCCTGCTGCGCTCGCTGCAGGCCGAGAGCAAATGCGCCTTCCTGCGGACGCCGCTCAACATCATCGACATCCTGGCCATCCTGCCCTTCTACGTGTCGCTGCTCGTGGGCCTGGCGGCGGGCGGCGCAGCGcgggcgggcgcgggcgcgggcgcgggcggcaACAAGCTGCTGGAGCGCGCGGGGCTGGTGCTGCGGCTGCTGCGCGCGCTGCGCGTGCTCTACGTGATGCGCCTGGCTCGCCACTCGCTGGGGCTACGCTCGCTCGGCCTGACGGTGCGCCGCTGCGCGCGCGAGTTCGGGCTGCTGCTGCTCTTCCTCTGCGTGGCCATGGCGCTCTTCGCGCCGCTCGTGCACCTGGCCGAGCGCGAGCTGGGCGCGCGCCGCGACTTCTCCAGCGTGCCGGCCAGCTACTGGTGGGCCGTCATCTCCATGACCACCGTGGGCTACGGCGACATGGTCCCGCGCAGCCTGCCCGGGCAGGTGGTGGCGCTGAGCAGCATCCTCAGCGGCATCCTGCTCATGGCCTTCCCGGTCACCTCCATCTTTCACACCTTCTCGCGCTCCTACTCCGAGCTCAAGGAGCAGCAGCAGCGCGCCGCCAGCCCCGAGCCGGCCCTGCGCGAGGACAGCACGCGCTCCGCCACCGCCACAGAGGACAGCTCGCAGGATCCTGACGGCGCCAGCCCGGCCGGGGACTCCGCGGACAGGCCATGGGCGCGGGCAGGGCCGGCCTGA